A single Streptomyces sp. 2114.4 DNA region contains:
- the alr gene encoding alanine racemase translates to MAPPAGGSAFDHHGGEAYRPGTPHAQARIDLAAIRANVSRLCDAAGSAEVMAVVKADGYGHGMVAAARAALAGGATWIGVAGMREALALRAAGVPGRLLAWLLTPGDDWNSAVAAGVDLSAGAEWAVRAAVRAAHAVGRPARLHLEAETGLGRGGATAGDWPALVDTAARAEAAGAVHVVGVWSHLARADEPGHPGCDRQVANFRSAAELARRAGLTPEVLHLSNSAATLTLPEARFDLVRPGLAVYGLSPVPGLAGPAELGLRPAMTLTARLASVKRVPAGHGVSYGHRYRTPRETTLGLVPVGYADGVPRHASQAGPVLVAGRRHRVAGTVCMDQFVVDLGDVPATPGDEVVLFGPGDRGEPGAQDWARAAHTISHDIVTRIGARVPRTYTDGTVSDTR, encoded by the coding sequence GTGGCGCCCCCGGCCGGCGGATCGGCGTTCGACCACCACGGCGGGGAGGCGTACCGGCCCGGAACACCGCACGCCCAGGCCCGCATTGATCTCGCGGCGATCCGCGCCAACGTCAGCCGGCTGTGCGATGCGGCGGGCTCCGCCGAGGTGATGGCCGTGGTCAAGGCCGACGGCTACGGGCACGGCATGGTCGCGGCCGCCCGGGCGGCGCTCGCGGGTGGCGCCACCTGGATCGGTGTCGCCGGGATGCGGGAGGCGCTGGCACTGCGCGCGGCCGGTGTCCCCGGCCGGCTGCTCGCCTGGCTGCTGACGCCAGGGGACGACTGGAATTCCGCGGTGGCCGCCGGGGTCGACCTGTCAGCCGGTGCCGAGTGGGCGGTGCGGGCGGCGGTCCGGGCGGCGCACGCCGTGGGCCGGCCCGCGCGGCTGCACCTCGAGGCGGAGACCGGGCTCGGGCGCGGCGGCGCCACGGCGGGCGACTGGCCGGCGCTGGTGGACACCGCGGCGCGCGCCGAAGCGGCCGGGGCCGTCCATGTCGTCGGCGTGTGGTCGCATCTTGCGCGGGCCGATGAGCCCGGACACCCCGGCTGTGACCGGCAGGTGGCGAACTTCCGCAGCGCTGCCGAGCTCGCCCGGCGGGCCGGTCTCACCCCCGAAGTCCTGCACCTGTCCAACTCGGCCGCCACCCTGACCCTCCCGGAGGCACGCTTCGACCTCGTACGTCCCGGGCTCGCCGTCTACGGGCTGAGCCCGGTGCCCGGCCTGGCCGGACCGGCGGAGCTGGGGCTGCGCCCGGCGATGACCCTCACCGCACGGCTCGCCTCCGTCAAGCGGGTACCCGCCGGGCACGGCGTCTCCTACGGACACCGCTATCGCACGCCCCGCGAGACCACGCTCGGTCTGGTTCCCGTCGGTTATGCGGACGGCGTTCCCCGGCATGCGTCCCAGGCCGGTCCGGTGCTCGTCGCCGGCCGACGGCACAGGGTGGCGGGCACCGTGTGCATGGACCAGTTCGTCGTCGATCTCGGCGACGTGCCCGCCACGCCCGGAGACGAGGTCGTGCTCTTCGGGCCCGGCGACCGCGGGGAACCCGGCGCGCAGGACTGGGCCCGCGCCGCTCACACCATCTCGCACGACATCGTCACCCGTATCGGCGCCCGCGTTCCGCGCACCTATACCGACGGCACGGTGTCCGACACCCGCTGA
- a CDS encoding amino acid permease has protein sequence MTYRLPPSPPGPTGHDDPGAEHLHRGLQPRHIQMIAIGGTIGVGLFLGSAEALHEAGPGLLLTYALAGIVVFFVMRALGELLVYRPVSGSFATYAEEFIGNWAGFATGWSYWLMWVVTGTAELTAAGIYVRYWWPGVPQWLPGLIALAVLGLANLLAVRLFGEFEFWFAIIKVLTIVVLLLMAAAILIFGFGPLGKTASLSNIWTHGGFFPHGTAGPLLALQVVVFAFVGVELLGVTAGESKDPEKTLPSAVRRVIWRIALFYLGALTAVMALVPWTQLDPDVSPFVLVFAKVGVPAAAGVVNMVVLTAALSSCNSGVFSTGRMLLTLARDRHAPAVFGRVSRQGVPAAGILASMAVMLLGVAANYFVPEEAFAYVTSVATIAAVFTWGIIVCAHLRYRAAVRAGQLRQVAFRMPLAPASNYFVLAFLGLVLVLLGFGAENRIALYVAPVWAAILVAGYRLTHRTRAAGPRGVTPPDEERPETSRLT, from the coding sequence ATGACCTACCGCCTTCCACCGTCCCCGCCAGGCCCCACCGGCCACGACGACCCCGGCGCCGAACACCTCCACCGGGGTCTGCAGCCCCGTCACATCCAGATGATCGCCATCGGAGGAACGATCGGCGTCGGACTGTTCCTCGGCTCCGCCGAAGCACTCCACGAGGCCGGTCCGGGTCTGCTGCTCACCTACGCGCTGGCGGGCATCGTCGTCTTCTTCGTGATGCGTGCCCTCGGTGAGCTTCTGGTGTACCGGCCCGTGTCCGGCTCGTTCGCCACCTACGCGGAGGAGTTCATCGGCAACTGGGCCGGGTTCGCCACCGGCTGGAGCTACTGGCTGATGTGGGTCGTCACCGGTACCGCGGAGCTGACCGCGGCCGGGATCTACGTCCGCTACTGGTGGCCCGGTGTGCCGCAGTGGCTGCCCGGCCTCATCGCCCTGGCAGTCCTCGGCCTCGCCAATCTCCTGGCGGTCCGGCTGTTCGGCGAGTTCGAGTTCTGGTTCGCCATCATCAAGGTGCTCACCATCGTCGTCCTGCTGCTCATGGCCGCCGCCATCCTGATCTTCGGCTTCGGCCCCCTGGGGAAGACCGCGTCACTGAGCAACATCTGGACGCACGGCGGCTTCTTCCCCCACGGCACGGCCGGACCACTGCTCGCCCTCCAGGTCGTCGTCTTCGCCTTCGTCGGCGTCGAACTGCTCGGTGTGACCGCCGGGGAGAGCAAGGACCCCGAAAAGACCCTCCCCTCCGCCGTGCGCCGGGTGATCTGGCGGATCGCGCTGTTCTACCTGGGCGCCCTCACGGCGGTCATGGCGCTGGTCCCCTGGACCCAACTCGACCCGGACGTCAGCCCGTTCGTGCTCGTCTTCGCCAAGGTCGGGGTACCCGCGGCCGCGGGTGTGGTGAACATGGTCGTGCTGACCGCGGCGCTGTCCTCCTGCAACAGCGGGGTGTTCTCCACCGGCCGCATGCTGCTCACCCTGGCCCGGGACCGGCACGCGCCGGCCGTGTTCGGACGGGTCAGCCGCCAGGGCGTCCCCGCGGCGGGCATTCTCGCGTCCATGGCCGTGATGCTGCTGGGCGTGGCAGCGAACTACTTCGTCCCCGAGGAGGCCTTCGCGTACGTGACGAGCGTCGCGACCATCGCGGCCGTCTTCACCTGGGGAATCATCGTCTGCGCCCATCTGCGCTACCGGGCGGCGGTCCGCGCCGGGCAGCTCCGGCAGGTCGCCTTCCGTATGCCGCTGGCACCCGCCTCGAACTACTTCGTCCTCGCCTTCCTCGGTCTCGTTCTCGTCCTGCTCGGCTTCGGCGCCGAGAACAGAATCGCGCTGTACGTGGCTCCGGTGTGGGCGGCGATCCTCGTGGCCGGCTACCGCCTCACCCATCGCACCCGGGCCGCCGGCCCCCGGGGCGTGACACCACCCGATGAGGAGCGACCGGAGACGTCACGGCTTACCTGA
- a CDS encoding non-oxidative hydroxyarylic acid decarboxylases subunit D → MTDAATCCPRCAHTVIEHLFTSPVPGVWDVLQCGRCLYCWRTGEPDRRTRRDAYPDSFKLTADDIDNAPEVPAVPPLAVPAVHRRSGC, encoded by the coding sequence ATGACCGATGCCGCCACCTGCTGCCCACGCTGTGCGCACACCGTCATCGAGCACCTGTTCACCTCGCCCGTCCCCGGCGTCTGGGACGTTCTGCAGTGCGGGCGGTGCCTGTACTGCTGGCGCACCGGCGAACCTGACCGCCGTACCCGGCGCGATGCGTACCCCGACAGCTTCAAGCTGACCGCCGACGACATCGACAACGCCCCCGAAGTACCTGCCGTTCCGCCCCTGGCCGTACCGGCTGTTCACCGCCGGTCAGGGTGTTGA
- a CDS encoding non-oxidative hydroxyarylic acid decarboxylases subunit C: MVTSHFDRLAAEALPGAPALYFDRVRGFSNARIAMNVHGSWANHALALGLPKETGPKEQVAEFIRRWARFPVAPEWRSDPPWAAHTMDGEAADIFQVLPLIRLNDGDGGFYLDKAAVVSKDPGDPGHSGKQNVGIYRIEVKGKRRLALQPVPMHDLARHLRKAEEAGEDLPVALAVGNDPVISLVASTPMKYDENEYELAGALRGAPAPLAKAPLTGLPVPWGSEVVIEGVIEGRRREIEGPFGEFTGHYSGGRRLPVLRIDKISYRTDPVFEHLYLGMPWTEVDYLIAANTCVPLYQQLKADFPEVQAVNAMYTHGLVVIVSTKKRYGGFAKAVGTRVLTTPHGLGYATTVIVVDEDVDPFNLPQVMWALSTKMNPAGDLVQVPHMPVPELAPQAQPPGIVDKLIIDATTPVAPDGRGTYGNQVRDLPETGVWLAKLQQLAARR, encoded by the coding sequence GTGGTCACCAGCCACTTCGACCGGCTGGCGGCCGAGGCCTTGCCGGGTGCGCCGGCCCTGTACTTCGACCGCGTGCGGGGCTTCAGCAATGCCCGTATCGCCATGAATGTGCACGGCTCCTGGGCCAATCACGCCCTCGCGCTGGGCCTGCCGAAGGAGACCGGACCCAAGGAACAAGTGGCGGAGTTCATTCGCCGCTGGGCCAGGTTCCCCGTCGCGCCCGAGTGGCGCAGCGATCCGCCGTGGGCCGCGCACACCATGGACGGCGAGGCGGCCGACATCTTCCAGGTGCTCCCGCTGATCCGCCTCAACGACGGCGACGGAGGCTTCTACCTCGACAAGGCCGCGGTCGTCTCCAAGGATCCCGGGGATCCCGGCCACAGCGGCAAACAGAACGTCGGCATCTACCGCATCGAGGTCAAGGGCAAGCGCAGGCTCGCACTGCAGCCGGTGCCGATGCATGACCTCGCCCGGCATCTGCGCAAGGCCGAGGAGGCCGGCGAGGACCTGCCGGTCGCCCTCGCCGTCGGCAACGATCCGGTCATCTCCCTCGTCGCCTCGACCCCGATGAAGTACGACGAGAACGAATACGAGCTGGCCGGAGCCCTGCGCGGCGCCCCGGCCCCGCTCGCGAAGGCCCCGCTGACCGGCCTCCCGGTGCCGTGGGGGTCGGAAGTGGTCATCGAAGGTGTCATCGAGGGCCGCCGACGCGAAATCGAGGGCCCCTTCGGGGAGTTCACCGGTCACTACTCCGGCGGTCGCAGGCTGCCCGTCCTCCGCATCGACAAGATTTCCTACCGTACCGACCCCGTTTTCGAGCACCTTTACCTCGGAATGCCGTGGACCGAGGTCGACTACCTGATAGCCGCCAACACCTGCGTGCCGCTGTACCAGCAGCTGAAGGCGGACTTCCCCGAGGTCCAGGCGGTGAACGCCATGTACACCCACGGACTGGTCGTCATCGTCTCGACGAAGAAGCGCTACGGAGGCTTCGCCAAGGCGGTCGGTACGCGGGTGCTGACCACTCCGCACGGCCTCGGCTACGCCACCACCGTCATCGTCGTCGACGAGGACGTCGACCCCTTCAATCTGCCCCAGGTGATGTGGGCCTTGTCCACCAAGATGAACCCGGCGGGCGACCTCGTCCAGGTCCCTCATATGCCCGTCCCCGAACTGGCCCCGCAGGCGCAGCCGCCCGGCATCGTCGACAAGCTCATCATCGACGCCACCACCCCCGTCGCCCCCGACGGCCGCGGCACCTACGGCAACCAGGTCCGCGACCTGCCCGAGACGGGCGTCTGGCTCGCCAAGCTGCAGCAGCTCGCCGCCCGCCGCTGA
- a CDS encoding M64 family metallopeptidase, whose protein sequence is MRSHTSTDIRRHLSLRTAVTAGLAAAVLAATAAAAPAATTPGAATPPPPGHRTQQVEYFTGAAGHPRHTTVPASEPLSPADRAAIAGDGDVTSIVQNGPVGAKLDVVFVGDGYTAAQQEDFHADVRAKWAKISAVEPYASYAGLFNVWAVDAVSNESGVSGDPTQDVVRDTALDSAFFCEGTERLLCVDTGKVESYASKAPAADLVVVLANSTKYGGAGYNDISSQAGYDGIATASSDNDRSDQIAVHETGHSLGKLADEYAYGQSGTYSGPEPAEANLTTFSADEMTGQRQKWYRWIGQESPDGGAVGAFEGGGYYPYGLNRPTENSIMRTLGREFNLPGREAMIAGFYRYASVLSSTVATDRAIPRTTRIHVGAPASAKVKWYVDGRERKAARGRYTVVVRALGVPADGRTHTVTARATDRTAAVRDPALRKQLSGKLSWRVLS, encoded by the coding sequence ATGCGCTCACACACCTCCACCGACATCCGCAGACACCTTTCCCTACGCACCGCGGTGACCGCCGGCCTCGCCGCGGCGGTGCTGGCGGCGACGGCCGCCGCGGCCCCAGCCGCTACGACCCCGGGCGCCGCCACCCCGCCCCCGCCGGGGCACCGCACCCAGCAGGTCGAGTACTTCACCGGAGCGGCCGGTCACCCCCGGCACACCACCGTCCCGGCCTCGGAACCCCTCTCCCCCGCCGACCGGGCCGCGATCGCCGGCGACGGCGACGTCACCTCGATCGTGCAGAACGGCCCGGTCGGCGCCAAGCTCGATGTGGTCTTCGTCGGGGACGGCTACACCGCCGCCCAGCAGGAGGACTTCCACGCGGACGTCCGCGCCAAGTGGGCCAAGATCTCGGCCGTAGAGCCCTACGCCTCGTACGCCGGATTGTTCAACGTCTGGGCCGTCGATGCCGTCTCCAACGAGTCCGGTGTCTCCGGGGACCCGACGCAGGACGTGGTCCGCGATACCGCCCTCGACTCCGCCTTCTTCTGCGAGGGTACCGAGCGGCTGCTGTGCGTCGACACCGGCAAGGTCGAGTCGTACGCTTCCAAGGCCCCCGCCGCGGACCTCGTCGTGGTGCTCGCCAACTCCACCAAATACGGTGGTGCGGGTTACAACGACATCTCCTCTCAGGCCGGTTACGACGGGATCGCCACCGCCTCCTCCGACAACGACCGGTCCGATCAGATCGCGGTGCACGAGACCGGCCACTCGCTCGGCAAGCTCGCCGACGAGTACGCCTATGGCCAGTCCGGCACCTACTCCGGCCCCGAACCGGCCGAGGCCAACCTGACCACCTTCTCCGCCGACGAGATGACCGGTCAGCGGCAGAAGTGGTACCGCTGGATCGGCCAGGAATCGCCGGACGGCGGAGCGGTCGGCGCCTTCGAGGGCGGCGGCTACTACCCGTACGGGCTCAACCGCCCCACCGAGAACTCGATCATGCGGACGCTCGGCCGGGAGTTCAACCTCCCCGGCCGCGAGGCGATGATCGCGGGCTTCTACCGCTACGCGAGCGTGCTGAGCAGCACCGTGGCCACCGACCGCGCCATACCGCGCACGACGCGTATCCATGTCGGCGCACCCGCCTCCGCGAAGGTGAAGTGGTACGTCGACGGCCGCGAGCGCAAGGCCGCACGCGGCAGGTACACGGTGGTGGTGCGGGCCCTCGGCGTCCCGGCCGACGGCCGCACCCACACGGTCACGGCCAGGGCCACCGACCGTACGGCCGCGGTCCGTGACCCGGCGCTGCGCAAGCAGCTCTCCGGGAAACTGAGCTGGCGGGTCTTGTCCTGA
- a CDS encoding sigma-70 family RNA polymerase sigma factor: protein MKQENGTAAVEAAKAGDEHAREELIASYLPLIYNVVGRALDGHADVDDVVQETMLRVLESLSDLREPASFRSWLVAIAMNQVRRRWTADRKAPVVGWDQAPERADRAADFVDLTILKLGLSGQRREVAAATRWLDEGDRSLLSLWWLEAAGEITRPELVAAVGIDSRHAAVRVQRMKEQLEAGRVVVRALSASPPCPDLAQVTATWDNEPCALWRKRISRHARRCAACSGHWNDLVPAEGLLAGLALLPLPAHLAPPAALAPTAATATATAAPAHHVSGASGVPGASEAPGASGAPGVPGASGVPGAHPLPKRLPRPRRVKKGTVVTGTATLAVAVTAALWWSPGTPPAERKDAGRDEPKAARTAPSPPPTPDPTPTPTPTHTPSPTRTATASPTPSARPAPAAPSLEEQATSLINRRRDRAGCGPLHIDRRLHTAARRHSADMAARQYYEHNAPDGTGPDERINAAGYQWSSWGENLDRGPRTAAAAVNDWMGDAMHRDNLLNCTFTSVGIGVVQGAGGPWWTQDLAAPR from the coding sequence GTGAAGCAGGAAAACGGGACGGCGGCTGTCGAGGCCGCCAAGGCCGGGGACGAGCATGCCCGGGAGGAGCTGATCGCCTCCTACCTGCCGCTGATCTACAACGTCGTGGGGCGTGCACTGGACGGCCATGCGGACGTCGATGACGTGGTGCAGGAGACCATGCTGCGGGTCCTGGAGTCGCTGTCGGACCTGCGGGAGCCGGCGTCCTTCCGCTCCTGGCTGGTGGCGATCGCCATGAACCAGGTGCGCCGCCGGTGGACCGCCGACCGCAAGGCACCCGTTGTCGGCTGGGACCAGGCGCCGGAACGGGCCGACCGCGCCGCCGATTTCGTGGACCTGACCATCCTGAAACTCGGACTGTCCGGCCAGCGCCGTGAAGTGGCCGCGGCCACCCGGTGGCTGGACGAGGGGGACCGGTCACTGCTGTCCCTGTGGTGGCTGGAGGCCGCCGGGGAGATCACCAGGCCGGAGCTGGTGGCCGCCGTCGGTATCGACTCCCGCCACGCGGCGGTCCGGGTGCAGCGGATGAAGGAGCAGCTGGAGGCCGGACGCGTGGTGGTCCGTGCGCTCTCGGCGAGTCCGCCGTGCCCCGATCTGGCCCAGGTGACCGCCACATGGGACAACGAACCCTGTGCCCTCTGGCGCAAACGCATATCCCGCCATGCCCGCCGGTGCGCGGCCTGCTCCGGACACTGGAACGATCTCGTGCCCGCCGAAGGACTGCTGGCCGGCCTCGCCCTGCTGCCGCTGCCCGCGCACCTCGCTCCGCCGGCCGCCCTGGCCCCCACCGCCGCTACGGCGACGGCGACCGCGGCGCCTGCGCACCATGTGTCCGGCGCGTCCGGAGTGCCTGGAGCATCCGAGGCGCCCGGGGCGTCCGGCGCACCCGGCGTCCCCGGAGCGTCCGGCGTACCCGGCGCACACCCTCTGCCGAAGCGGCTGCCCCGGCCTCGCAGGGTGAAGAAGGGCACCGTCGTGACGGGCACCGCCACGCTCGCCGTGGCCGTCACCGCCGCCTTGTGGTGGTCGCCCGGTACGCCGCCGGCCGAACGGAAGGACGCAGGGAGGGACGAGCCGAAGGCGGCCCGTACCGCGCCCTCACCCCCGCCGACGCCGGACCCCACACCTACACCCACTCCCACGCACACTCCGTCCCCGACGCGGACCGCCACCGCGTCGCCCACCCCGTCCGCCCGGCCTGCCCCCGCCGCGCCCAGCCTGGAAGAACAGGCCACCTCACTCATCAACCGGCGGCGGGACCGGGCCGGCTGCGGGCCGCTGCACATCGACCGGAGACTGCACACCGCGGCGCGGCGCCACTCCGCCGACATGGCGGCCCGTCAGTACTACGAGCACAACGCCCCGGACGGTACCGGCCCCGACGAGCGGATCAACGCCGCCGGATACCAGTGGAGCAGCTGGGGCGAGAACCTCGACCGGGGCCCGCGCACTGCCGCGGCGGCGGTGAACGACTGGATGGGCGACGCCATGCACCGTGACAACCTGCTCAACTGCACGTTCACGTCGGTCGGCATCGGCGTCGTCCAGGGAGCGGGCGGGCCCTGGTGGACCCAGGACCTCGCGGCACCGCGCTGA
- a CDS encoding CAP domain-containing protein — MNNDHLQTEFHDEAPTGGGRRANGSAAPRRSGPSGPGGRSGGRHGRSGGQHRGGSHPRRNATLLAVASVIVVGASGVALIRSGSGTDQALAADQSAPVAPTATTSTPPVPTASRPAKSHRPSASPSEAERHGKRHSAPRPHASRTGRSADTAQSAEPRAARPESGTGAAAPAGNRAATGTAAAFAQKIVELVNAQRAQHGCGPLTVDSHLQVAAQAHSDDMAARNYYEHNTPEGVDPGTRMTKAGFAWSSWAENIFKSPKDPATAMKGWMESPGHRDNLLNCSYKSTGVGVNLSANGPWWTQDFATHS; from the coding sequence ATGAACAACGACCACCTGCAGACGGAGTTCCACGACGAGGCCCCGACGGGCGGCGGCCGCCGGGCGAACGGCTCCGCCGCACCGCGGCGTTCCGGCCCGTCCGGCCCCGGCGGCCGCTCAGGGGGCCGGCACGGACGGAGCGGCGGTCAGCACCGCGGCGGCTCTCACCCCCGGCGGAACGCGACGCTGCTGGCCGTGGCCTCGGTGATCGTGGTGGGCGCCTCCGGCGTGGCGCTGATACGGTCCGGCTCCGGAACCGACCAGGCGCTCGCGGCAGACCAGTCCGCGCCGGTGGCTCCGACCGCCACGACCTCCACTCCCCCGGTGCCGACCGCCTCGCGCCCGGCCAAGAGCCACCGGCCCTCGGCCTCCCCGTCCGAGGCGGAACGACACGGCAAGCGGCACTCCGCGCCCCGGCCGCACGCCTCGCGCACCGGCCGCAGCGCGGACACCGCCCAGAGCGCAGAGCCGCGCGCGGCCCGTCCCGAGTCGGGAACGGGGGCCGCCGCCCCGGCCGGAAACCGGGCCGCGACGGGCACCGCCGCGGCGTTCGCGCAGAAGATCGTCGAGCTCGTCAACGCCCAGCGGGCGCAGCACGGTTGTGGTCCGCTCACCGTCGACTCCCATCTGCAGGTCGCGGCGCAGGCCCACTCGGACGACATGGCGGCCCGCAACTACTACGAGCACAACACCCCGGAAGGCGTGGACCCGGGAACGCGGATGACCAAAGCCGGTTTCGCGTGGAGCAGTTGGGCCGAGAACATCTTCAAGAGTCCCAAGGATCCGGCGACGGCGATGAAGGGCTGGATGGAGAGCCCGGGCCATCGCGACAACCTCCTCAACTGCTCGTACAAATCCACCGGCGTGGGCGTCAATCTCAGCGCCAACGGCCCCTGGTGGACTCAGGACTTCGCCACTCACTCCTGA
- a CDS encoding alpha/beta fold hydrolase: protein MAEFSAAPDRLPSCFRGVRGATAYRLPGSAGRGRLVTVGSGPHGVVFAPISWGDACEWAAEAKRLAAGGYHVVTFDWGGDRRRTVADATRLLRSRGTTSVAWVGGCLGGTLMLGMLTDRTARPAGVAGISPLASLGGYTAGSGTSYDGELLLLGTADDPLSDEGKLREVAHGFPKAEVTVLPGALHAAEIFAGPHGVAARRSLDGFLGRTFAPAGG from the coding sequence ATGGCAGAGTTCAGCGCCGCACCGGACCGGCTGCCGTCGTGCTTCCGCGGCGTCCGGGGCGCCACCGCGTACCGTCTGCCCGGTTCCGCGGGCCGCGGCCGTCTGGTCACCGTGGGCAGCGGTCCGCACGGTGTCGTCTTCGCCCCCATCTCCTGGGGCGATGCCTGCGAATGGGCGGCCGAGGCCAAGCGGCTCGCGGCCGGCGGCTACCACGTCGTCACCTTCGACTGGGGCGGGGACCGCCGCCGGACCGTGGCCGACGCGACCCGCTTGCTGCGGTCGCGCGGCACCACGAGCGTGGCCTGGGTGGGAGGCTGCCTGGGCGGCACGCTCATGCTCGGCATGCTCACGGACCGCACCGCCCGCCCCGCCGGAGTCGCCGGCATCAGCCCGCTGGCCTCCCTGGGCGGCTACACCGCCGGGAGCGGTACCTCCTACGACGGCGAACTGCTGCTCCTGGGCACCGCCGACGATCCGCTCTCCGACGAGGGAAAGCTGCGCGAGGTCGCCCACGGTTTTCCGAAGGCCGAGGTCACCGTCCTGCCCGGTGCTCTCCACGCAGCCGAGATCTTCGCCGGTCCGCACGGCGTGGCGGCCCGCCGCAGCCTGGACGGCTTCCTCGGGCGGACCTTCGCCCCTGCGGGCGGCTGA
- a CDS encoding MarR family winged helix-turn-helix transcriptional regulator, whose amino-acid sequence MEPDHVDEIISAWGHELPEIAGLPLELAKRTALLVSAFDVAASAELEKLGLTQAEYGVLATLRRIGAPYRLKPTELTHALLLSSGGTSNIIKRLVAAGYVTRAAAEDDARSSWVQLTPSGVETAEAAVRATTAVHARLVDRIPERTAKALSEQLRIALAAIEEGVLIRR is encoded by the coding sequence GTGGAGCCTGACCACGTAGACGAGATCATCTCGGCATGGGGACACGAGCTGCCCGAAATCGCCGGTCTCCCGCTGGAACTCGCCAAACGGACCGCCCTGTTGGTGTCGGCCTTCGACGTCGCGGCAAGTGCCGAACTGGAGAAGCTGGGGCTGACCCAGGCCGAGTACGGAGTGCTCGCCACCCTGCGGCGGATCGGCGCTCCCTACCGCCTCAAGCCGACCGAGCTCACGCACGCACTCCTGCTGTCCTCCGGTGGGACCAGCAATATCATCAAGCGCCTGGTGGCCGCCGGCTATGTCACGCGCGCGGCGGCCGAGGACGATGCGCGCAGCAGCTGGGTGCAGCTCACGCCGAGCGGGGTGGAGACCGCCGAAGCGGCGGTGCGCGCCACCACCGCCGTGCATGCCCGGCTCGTCGACCGCATTCCGGAACGCACCGCGAAGGCCCTCAGCGAGCAGTTGCGGATCGCGCTCGCCGCCATCGAGGAAGGCGTGCTGATCCGCCGCTGA
- a CDS encoding amidohydrolase family protein — MSTARSLLTGGRVLTMDPALGELPSADILVEDGRITAVEPRIDASGVDERIDAHGCLVLPGFIDTHRHMWQAALRGSGADQTLDQYFATVLHTLAPRLTADDLHLGNLLSALGALDAGVTTVQDISNIAKPTEEHTDALLDALTDAGLRSVFAYGHGTAQDARRVRTRRLHAEDGLVTMALNAEAGSDETIRRGWGLARELDVPTALHIRAGSPVSRLRRLGVLRPGTVFIHGTGMDAGELRLIHDSGGALSVAPAIEMTMGHGLPPFAEAVAAGLRPSLSVDVEVAAPSDMFTQLRAAFQIGRFAALQGHAGPDAPLLTAREVLEFATLGGAEALGMADRIGSLAPGKQADVIVLRTDRPGVAPVHDATAAVVSSMDRADVDTVMVAGRIAKRRGRLVYAGLPRLLARAQDLRDRLADR, encoded by the coding sequence ATGAGCACCGCCCGTTCGCTCCTCACCGGGGGCCGCGTCCTCACCATGGACCCGGCCCTCGGTGAACTGCCGTCCGCCGACATCCTGGTGGAGGACGGCCGGATCACCGCCGTGGAACCCCGTATCGACGCCTCGGGGGTGGACGAACGCATCGACGCCCACGGGTGCCTCGTGCTCCCCGGCTTCATCGACACCCACCGCCACATGTGGCAGGCGGCACTGCGCGGCAGCGGCGCCGACCAGACCCTCGACCAGTACTTCGCGACCGTCCTGCACACCCTGGCACCCCGGCTCACCGCCGACGATCTTCACCTGGGGAACCTGCTGAGCGCGCTGGGCGCCCTGGACGCGGGGGTGACCACCGTCCAGGACATCTCCAACATCGCCAAGCCGACCGAGGAGCACACCGACGCCCTGCTCGACGCGCTCACCGACGCGGGGCTGCGCAGCGTCTTCGCCTACGGACACGGCACGGCACAGGACGCCCGCCGGGTCCGTACCCGCAGGCTGCACGCCGAGGACGGCCTGGTGACCATGGCACTCAACGCCGAGGCCGGCAGCGACGAGACCATCCGGCGCGGCTGGGGCCTGGCCCGTGAACTGGACGTGCCGACCGCGCTGCACATCCGGGCCGGCAGCCCGGTCTCCCGGCTGCGCCGCCTCGGGGTGCTGCGGCCCGGGACGGTGTTCATCCACGGCACCGGGATGGACGCCGGCGAACTGCGGCTGATCCACGACAGCGGTGGGGCGCTGTCGGTCGCGCCCGCCATCGAAATGACCATGGGCCACGGCCTGCCCCCGTTCGCCGAGGCGGTGGCCGCCGGCCTGCGCCCCAGCCTCAGCGTGGACGTCGAAGTCGCCGCGCCCAGCGACATGTTCACGCAGCTGCGGGCCGCCTTCCAGATCGGGCGCTTCGCGGCCCTGCAGGGCCATGCGGGCCCTGACGCACCCCTGCTCACGGCCCGGGAGGTCCTGGAGTTCGCCACGCTCGGCGGCGCCGAAGCGCTCGGGATGGCGGACCGCATCGGCTCGCTGGCCCCCGGCAAGCAGGCCGATGTGATCGTGCTGCGGACCGACCGGCCCGGTGTGGCGCCGGTCCATGACGCCACCGCGGCCGTCGTGTCGTCGATGGACCGCGCCGATGTCGACACCGTGATGGTCGCCGGGCGGATCGCCAAGCGGCGGGGGCGGCTGGTGTACGCCGGGTTGCCGCGGCTGCTGGCACGGGCACAGGACCTGCGCGACCGGCTGGCCGACCGCTGA